In Pleuronectes platessa chromosome 5, fPlePla1.1, whole genome shotgun sequence, a single genomic region encodes these proteins:
- the LOC128440107 gene encoding 60S ribosomal export protein NMD3-like, with the protein MNPHRVPDVVLIKKSYDRSRRVKRRNWKLEEMPRDREDNNTDDERQYQDFLEDLEEDEALRKNVNIYKDASKIPVESDAEDEGAPRISLTEMLEELTLSDATGGDGTDMMKE; encoded by the exons ATGAACCCTCACCGCGTTCCTGATGTG GTGCTGATCAAGAAGAGCTACGACCGCAGCAGGAGGGTGAAGCGCAGGAACTGGAAACTGGAGGAGATGCCCAGAGAccgtgaagacaacaacacagatgATGAGAG ACAATACCAGGACTTCCTCGAGGatctggaggaggacgaggctcTGAGGAAGAATGTCAACATCTACAAAG atgCGTCAAAGATCCCTGTGGAGAGCGACGCCGAGGATGAAGGAGCGCCACGTATTTCCCTGACGGAgatgctggaggagctcacccTATCAGACGCCACAGGAGGAGATGGCACAGACATGATGAAAGAATAA